The following proteins come from a genomic window of Montipora capricornis isolate CH-2021 chromosome 9, ASM3666992v2, whole genome shotgun sequence:
- the LOC138015447 gene encoding kappa-type opioid receptor-like, which yields MNDPNNGTETNGTNDHSSKLQVPDHLSLKAQIALTSAYTVTFLIAFFGNSFGLFVVLKKSSRNVTNLFIANMAIADLLLTVTVMPYQVAYLYKQSLWFGGKLGIVTCKVLLYVMPISIAASVLTMMLISFDRFYAVFFPLREAIFQRPKILSSTIWVLSFALMFPYVFLSDVSFDPDTNGYYCYSALSINNLSEEEFFRAYRIFHISLFVMMYALPLFIIIITHTLICRTLARRKIPGNMTDSNRAVVEKSRHKVVRLLVVICVVFALCWFPSYVNHFFWFVLPDQQDKLPYVASFVFFWIAHANSAINPCLYVLLNDGFRKALFGLFTCADGGQTLLLRQARQLFAEDLQERRGMKNIWNMSPKLLK from the exons ATGAACGACCCCAACAACGGTACAGAAACAAACG GAACAAACGACCACAGTTCCAAACTACAAGTTCCTGATCATTTATCATTGAAAGCCCAGATTGCcttgacatcagcatatacagttACCTTCTTGATAGCCTTTTTTGGCAATTCCTTTGGCTTGTTCGTGGTGTTAAAGAAATCTTCCAGAAATGTAACGAACCTCTTTATAGCAAACATGGCTATTGCAGATCTATTACTGACCGTAACAGTTATGCCATACCAAGTCGCATATCTTTACAAACAAAGTCTTTGGTTTGGAGGAAAATTGGGAATCGTTACCTGCAAAGTGCTTCTCTACGTTATGCCTATTTCTATAGCAGCTTCAGTCTTGACAATGATGCTCATTTCCTTTGATAGATTTTACGCCGTTTTCTTTCCTCTTCGAGAAGCGATTTTCCAACGACCAAAGATTCTATCATCGACGATATGGGTTCTTTCGTTTGCGTTAATGTTCCCTTACGTGTTTCTTTCTGATGTGTCATTTGATCCGGACACAAATGGTTACTATTGCTATTCCGCATTGTCCATAAACAATCTTTCAGAAGAAGAATTTTTTCGTGCATATAGAATCTTTCATATATCTCTTTTCGTAATGATGTACGCCTTGCCACTCTTCATAATTATCATTACACACACTTTGATATGCCGCACACTGGCTCGTCGTAAAATTCCAGGCAACATGACCGATAGCAACCGTGCCGTGGTTGAGAAGTCCAGGCATAAGGTCGTGCGACTGTTGGTTGTTATATGCGTTGTTTTCGCGCTGTGCTGGTTTCCATCTTACGTCAATCATTTCTTCTGGTTTGTGCTTCCTGATCAACAGGACAAACTACCATACGTTGCAAGctttgtatttttttggataGCTCATGCAAACAGCGCCATCAATCCTTGCCTCTATGTACTTCTGAACGATGGTTTTCGTAAGGCCCTCTTTGGGCTGTTCACTTGTGCGGACGGGGGACAAACGTTGTTACTACGACAAGCGCGCCAGCTTTTCGCCGAGGATTTACAAGAAAGGCGTGGAATGAAAAACATCTGGAATATGTCCCCGAAGCTCCTGAAATGA